Sequence from the Miscanthus floridulus cultivar M001 chromosome 16, ASM1932011v1, whole genome shotgun sequence genome:
TGCGATTCAGAGAGGTGTTACTCgtcgtgtgtgtgtatatatatacacacacacacacggacGGACCTTGGGGCTGGAGGCTGCCAGGGGTGACACCGTACTGCAAATAATTGAACATCATCAAACCAAGGTAAAAATCAGAGCCATTTTCCATCACCAGTCAAGTGTCAAGGTACTGTCATCGATCGTATCGGCTGTCGCCACCACCGGACAGTACGTGTTGGTGTGGTACTCACCATTGGGAGTGGGAACGCGTTGGGCTTGGCTGGCGGAGGAGCAGTggaggagttcatcgcggagGAGCCGGCCGGTGCCAGAGCTGGCCCCGGCGACGGCACGTAATAAGCTGCCTGAATGAACGTACGGCAAAAGAAACTCACGGCATGAGCAAGATCAACTGTGAATTAGTACTATTGATTGATCAGACCAAGAAATGTCCTCGATCTGCTGTGCCAATATATGAGAGAGGGACAGATCGACCTGGCCTCCTTGTTGGGAGAGAAGCGCGACCACCACAATTGCCGCGCAGCAGAGCAGCAGCGACCGTgggctcttcctcctcttcatagCTGATGCTAGTTCTCGCCGCACTCTGAAGCCTGAACCTCGAGCAAGACGGAATAATGGAAGAAGTGGAGAGTAAAGAGATGTTGGCTGTCGGCTGTCGGCTGTCGGCTGTCGGCTGTCGCCGCACTCTGAAGCCTGAACCTCGAGCAAGATGGAATAATGGAAGAAGTGAAGGGGAGAGTAAAGAGTGGAGATAGGTGGTGAACCTTGAAAGCTATAGCTCCTGAACTAGTACCACTTTCGATTCAACAATTCAAGCTAGCTACCGTGTGTGTGTAGCTATATATGTGTAGTACCTTAGCTACTACTAGCTCTTTGCCCTTCAACCCCGGTTTGCCTTGTGAGGGAACATCAGCCAGCCGCATGCTATTCAACCTGCAGGCCGAAGCAGCAGTTGGATCGGGACAATGCATGCTTGCAGTTTTGGTAGCTTTCTGGCGGTGGCTGGGCGCGCCCCGCCCCGCCGACCATCCAGCCCAGGGGTCCAGGGGTATGTGGTGGGCAGCTGGCGGCCTGGCAGATGCGAACGGCGGTTAGGATAGCCCGATCGAGCTTTTGGCACATCACGGCACGGGTGACGAAcaaaaaacaaataaataaattcatGGGCGATGATGGGGTCCGTGTCCGGCCATGTGAGCAACACGACGAGCATGCATGCGTCCATGTCAATGCGACGGGATTAACATAACCCAGACGCCATGCCGTCTTCGCGCACGCTTGTAAAGTTGAAGGATCGAAGGCTACCTGTGGCATCGCATTCGCATTCGCATTCGCATTCGCATTCGCATTCGCACGTGACACGGAGCGGAGGCAGGCAAAGCGAAGAGGCTCAGCCGCTCAGGCGTCAGGCACGCAACACGCATGCAGCGAACAGGGCAG
This genomic interval carries:
- the LOC136510812 gene encoding uncharacterized protein, which encodes MHCPDPTAASACRLNSMRLADVPSQGKPGLKGKELVVAKLSRFTTYLHSLLSPSLLPLFHLARGSGFRVRRQPTADSRQPTANISLLSTSSIIPSCSRFRLQSAARTSISYEEEEEPTVAAALLRGNCGGRASLPTRRPGSLLRAVAGASSGTGRLLRDELLHCSSASQAQRVPTPNVRCHPWQPPAPRVRGRCAARCSGTAYRKPCLFFCRKCCAACLCVPAGTYGNKNTCPCYNNWKTKRGGPKCP